A window from Pararge aegeria chromosome 6, ilParAegt1.1, whole genome shotgun sequence encodes these proteins:
- the LOC120624454 gene encoding probable peptide chain release factor C12orf65, mitochondrial yields MLCIQSLSKIQRSIIQILNTHVALKHTIDYSRLPKINECDLTEQFIRGSGPGGSAVNKNSNCVVLTHIPTGTVIKCHISRSQDENRKLAREMLKTKLDKMLNGENSVTAQMRRIEEQKYKKYDYKKKKRAQLKEEWKKREGLE; encoded by the exons ATGCTGTGCATACAATCTCTCTCTAAAATACAAAGAAGTATAATACAAATTCTAAACACACATGTAGCATTAAAACATACAATAGATTATTCCAGACTGCCTAAAATTAATGAGTGTGATTTAACTGAGCAGTTTATAAGAGGCAGTGGTCCTGGAGGCTCAgcagtgaataaaaattctaacTGTGTAGTTCTTACACATATTCCCACAG GTACAGTCATTAAATGCCACATCAGTAGATCCCAAGACGAAAATAGGAAATTGGCAAGGGAaatgttaaaaacaaaattagatAAAATGCTCAATGGAGAAAACAGTGTGACAGCGCAAATGAGGAGAATAGAAGAACAGAAGTACAAAAAGTATGattataaaaagaagaagagagCACAGCTTAAAGAAGAATGGAAGAAGCGTGAAGGATTAGAATAG
- the LOC120624331 gene encoding caspase-8 — translation MLKMLRADAEVKSLDNLFKNINSVSLDTILKLQNDIVPNDMTSLVFLLYEVPDTALQRLIVYQRVSKDFERNNMNLLYDWALYAQSRPTWRYEFLEALCICRLYNVIRKLGFNVSNVKKHYLPENVYVNVYIDPVKKVLYNLCESMTSENYAKLKRTLTTYKIDVSEHETCEAVFLELMCQKFIKLGQYNRETKAYTATYDVELLIKIIKPFGALSKFATILREVQSQINTQNSSGESNASGTPVTKQSLNDSKSQNENVKESFDDIFKLLNDLHLEDVPIQNLKSDTTIIQRDAYIIKNKNRLGICCIINQENFHPSKHSIDRKEILYLEDRLGSTKDLYCLERTMSSLKFEVKSKSNLDHIEFIKFIKDVIQNDVKPEDSVFMLCILSHGVRGHVYAADSVKINVDDIKNMLDSDDAKNLHGVPKVLILQACQVEEDPEVSNKLVADGPNANYYLRKSHFLICWATAPEYEAYRIIDKGSLFIQCLCAKMKKERNEHLYDIFTKVTNTVTSLCTKLHKAQVPICESTLVKKLYIHDRFPEK, via the coding sequence atgttaaaaatgttgCGTGCTGATGCTGAAGTTAAATCATTggataatttgtttaaaaatataaattccgtAAGTCTTGATACAATATTAAAACTGCAAAATGACATTGTTCCGAACGACATGACTTCATTAGTGTTCTTATTGTATGAAGTTCCGGACACAGCGCTCCAACGATTAATTGTTTATCAGAGAGTATCAAAAGATTTCGAGAGAAACAACATGAACTTACTATATGATTGGGCTCTTTATGCGCAGTCTCGACCAACTTGGAGATATGAATTCTTAGAAGCACTTTGTATATGCAGACTGTATAATGTTATTAGAAAGCTTGGATTCAATGTTTCTAATGTAAAGAAACACTATCtaccggaaaatgtttatgtgaatgTCTACATTGATCCAGTGAAAAAAGTTTTGTATAATCTTTGTGAAAGTATGACATCGGAGAATTATGCAAAATTGAAAAGAACATTAACCACATATAAAATAGATGTATCTGAACATGAAACATGTGAAGCAGTATTCTTAGAACTTATGTGTCAGAAGTTTATTAAACTGGGACAATATAATAGGGAAACCAAAGCATACACTGCAACATATGATGTAGAATTACTTATAAAGATTATCAAACCCTTTGGAGCCCTTAGCAAGTTTGCTACAATTTTAAGAGAAGTACAAAGCCAGATCAATACTCAGAATAGTTCTGGTGAATCAAATGCTTCGGGCACTCCTGTAACTAAACAAAGTTTAAATGATTCAAAAAGCcaaaatgaaaatgttaaagAAAGCTTTGATGATATATTTAAGCTCCTCAATGACTTACATTTGGAAGATGTACCCATCCAGAATTTGAAATCAGATACTACAATAATACAAAGAGatgcatatattattaaaaataaaaaccgtcTTGGTATTTGTTGTATTATCAACCAGGAAAATTTTCATCCTTCAAAACATAGTATCGACAGAAAAGAAATACTATATCTTGAAGATCGTTTAGGTTCCACAAAGGATCTCTATTGTTTAGAAAGGACTATGTCCTCATTGAAATTTGAAGTAAAGAGTAAATCTAATTTGGATCatatagaattcataaaatttatcaaaGATGTCATACAAAATGATGTTAAGCCTGAAGATAGTGTTTTTATGCTTTGTATTTTATCACATGGAGTTAGAGGTCATGTATATGCAGCCGATTCAGTGAAAATAAATGTAGATGATATTAAAAACATGTTAGACTCTGATGATGCTAAAAACCTTCACGGTGTACCTAAAGTATTGATACTTCAAGCCTGCCAAGTGGAAGAAGACCCAGAAGTGAGCAACAAATTAGTTGCAGATGGGCCAAACGCAAACTACTATTTGAGGAAGTCACACTTTCTTATTTGTTGGGCTACTGCTCCAGAATATGAAGCATACAGAATTATAGATAAAGGATCTTTGTTTATTCAATGCTTATGTGCTAAGatgaagaaagaaagaaatgaaCATTTATATGACATATTTACTAAAGTAACAAACACAGTTACCTCTCTATGTACAAAGCTCCACAAGGCTCAAGTACCAATATGTGAATCTACTTTAGTCAAAAAGTTATATATTCATGATAGATTTCctgaaaagtaa
- the LOC120624332 gene encoding ribonuclease P/MRP protein subunit POP5 — MVRFKNRYVTVEILSPMVPENKPLSLKSRIFHDTLLEKIQQLHGDFGIAALKTGLLTKYCNENTRIAIIRARHGPHRFVTSSLPFITKIGKLDVRLRTLHTGATLKHCFKFIQKHQRSYLDSLWGTLKTDDERKALEAAVMDFTKTDVKINIETIQ, encoded by the exons ATGGTCCGTTTTAAAAACAG GTATGTCACTGTTGAAATCTTGTCTCCAATGGTGCCCGAAAATAAACCACTCTCACTGAAGTCAAGAATATTTCATGATACATTGCTAGAAAAGATACAACAACTGCATGGAGATTTTGGAATTGCAGCCCTCAAAACTGGGCTCTTAACGAAATATTGCAATGAAAATACAAGAATAGCAATCATCAGAGCGAGGCATGGACCACATAGATTTGTAACTAGCAGTTTAccatttattactaaaattggTAAACTGGATGTCAGATTAAGAACACTTCACACAGGAGCTACATTGAAGCATTGTTTTAAGTTCATACAAAAACATCAAAGATCATATTTGGACTCATTGTGGGGAACACTAAAAACTGATGATGAACGAAAAGCCTTAGAAGCAGCTGTAATGGATTTCACAAAAacagatgttaaaataaatattgaaactatccaataa
- the LOC120624330 gene encoding FGGY carbohydrate kinase domain-containing protein, which produces MNQTYFIGVDVGSGSARAALVDQNGHVVKASVKELQTWKPKTDYYEQSSDDVWKCCEHVIKNVIQSVNPSHIKGIGFDATCSLVALDKNGNPKTVSFSKDNNQNIIMWMDHRAQVEADFINNSSHEILKYVGGKVSLEMEMPKVLWLKKHLPEQWLEYGYFFDLPDFLTWKATGSMSRSLCSLVCKWNYECSITGQRGWNLDFLKKIGLDDLAANNFDKIGNKVLMPGEHCGGLTKQAADSLGLIPETPVATSIIDAHAGGLGMIGVCGENIDSDMSTRLSLICGTSTCHMAVYIKPVMVKGVWGPYFSAMVPNMWLNEAGQSASGMLLDYVISSHPAGNKLLNQKSTGEVRNHLRGLLADMAKRQGLDDVSLLTKDFHVWPDFHGNRSPLADPTMKGMVVGLTINGSEANLALLYLATMQALAYGTRHIVDALMLAGYAPFKSLPVCGGITKDPLFIHIQADSVGLPILMPQEKDSVLVGSAILGACASRYFNSVEAAIQSMGGKADVVHANPNVKSFHDKKYDVFLKMFQDQISYRNIMNS; this is translated from the exons ATGAATCAAACATACTTTATTGGAGTGGATGTGGGATCAGGAAGTGCACGAGCGGCACTCGTTGATCAAAACGGACATGTTGTTAAAGCATCAGTAAAGGAATTACAGACATGGAAACCAAAAACGGATTATTACGAACAATCCTCAGATGATGTGTGGAAATGTTGTGAGCATGTGATTAAG AATGTTATACAGAGTGTTAATCCATCCCATATAAAGGGGATAGGATTCGATGCTACATGCTCACTTGTAGCTTTAGACAAAAATGGTAATCCCAAAACAGTAAGTTTCTCAAAAGACAACAACCAGAATATAATTATGTGGATGGACCACAGAGCTCAGGTAGAGGCAGATTTCATAAACAACAGTAGCCATGAAATTCTTAAATATGTGGGTGGGAAAGTGAGTTTGGAAATGGAGATGCCAAAGGTTCTCtggttaaaaaaacatttgcctGAACAATGGTTGGAATATGGCTACTTTTTTGACCTACCAGACTTTCTGACATGGAAAGCAACAGGTTCAATGAGTCGTTCTTTATGCTCGTTAGTCTGTAAATGGAATTATGAGTGTTCCATCACTGGGCAAAGAGGTTGGAATTTGGATTTTCTCAAAAAAATTGGCTTAGATGATTTAGCTGCAAACAACTTCGATAAGATTGGAAACAAAGTGTTGATGCCAGGAGAACATTGTGGAGGACTGACAAAGCAAGCTGCAGATTCTCTTGGCCTGATACCTGAAACCCCAGTAGCTACATCAATCATCGATGCACATGCTGGAGGTTTAGGTATGATCGGAGTATGTGGAGAAAATATTGACAGTGATATGTCAACtagattaagtttaatttgtggTACATCCACTTGTCATATGgctgtttatataaaacctgtGATGGTGAAGGGTGTATGGGGGCCGTACTTTAGTGCAATGGTCCCTAATATGTGGTTAAATGAGGCAGGACAAAGTGCTTCTGGCATGTTACTTGATTATGTTATATCAAGTCATCCGGCTGGGAATAAGCTTCTTAACCAAAAAAGTACTGGAGA AGTACGCAACCATTTGAGAGGATTATTGGCAGATATGGCGAAACGACAAGGTCTGGATGATGTTAGTTTATTGACAAAAGATTTTCACGTGTGGCCTGACTTCCATGGTAATCGCTCACCTTTGGCTGATCCCACAATGAAAGGAATGGTTGTTGGGTTAACGATAAATGGCAGTGAAGCAAATTTGGCCTTACTTTATCTTGCCACTATGCAGGCTCTAGCG tatgGCACGAGGCACATAGTAGACGCTTTGATGCTTGCAGGATATGCACCCTTCAAATCTCTGCCTGTATGTGGTGGAATCACAAAAGATCCACTGTTCATCCACATTCAAGCGGACTCAGTTGGCTTGCCTATATTGATGCCACAAGAAAAGGATTCAGTTTTAGTTGGATCTGCTATACTGGGAGCCTGTGCTTCGCGATACTTCAACAGCGTAGAGGCAGCTATACAAAGTATGGGGGGTAAAGCAGATGTGGTGCACGCAAATCCAAATGTTAAATCATTCCATGATAAGAAATATGATGTGTTTCTCAAAATGTTTCAAGATCAAATATCTTATAGGAATATTATGAATAGCTAA